One window of Myripristis murdjan chromosome 8, fMyrMur1.1, whole genome shotgun sequence genomic DNA carries:
- the LOC115363507 gene encoding TANK-binding kinase 1-binding protein 1-like — MMDLFGGGELGLLGGGEGLRDDVGVAGISWSASRLPHDMYPASGLALAAAYHDIKTRLASLERENSSIKRKLKHYEVKFPMISEFGEERTLCCSCEPVVKDTSAIQSETTNLQQRINSLTQELQKSKEREERLEDVIQAYEKIHLEKSNVQRDLDKMTTLAEQHVERIRSLESALRQREASLQKLSAQLRSKDAQLHTSLDVPREGRGPTLQSSRSLDALSDLKLQRLEAELEGARHQVEGACQREKELRAEFQRLQQEVAQLQEAQTQELAPPCEHCDVEWIKKAGDEQVNLALAYTELTEELGRVRDLAAKQSELLRQASQEPVSRPQRLSPTSPQRPSLSPERLLPSPSPPMSPSDGPASYSHRPTSSRLRAKFQGRRSYSEVSDPSALQRPPARLIRDPVSTLPKPRPLLGETGVYAQSRPQLRTSMVGLVRPASAHGAGGDRGGGGGERGGGSSLSSSPHHRALDLGFPLAAEVHHFCRLDDPPEPTPLVTPPQSSDEEEEWVCPSPATSPSRTLGAAGIGSSSPREQPPHHSFSSPREQPPHPSFSAPEGPATLSCHMPHYMNTEHAQSWPSINLWMESEESAVRSCPLCQLTFPTGYPDDALIKHIDSHLENSKI; from the exons ATGATGGATTTATTTGGCGGAGGCGAGCTGGGGCTgctgggaggaggggagggactGAGGGACGACGTGGGCGTGGCCGGGATCAGCTGGTCGGCCAGTCGGCTGCCGCACGACATGTATCCTGCGTCGGGATTGGCTCTGGCGGCCGCCTATCACGACATCAAGACCCGGCTGGCCAGCCTGGAGCGAGAGAACAGCAGCATCAAGAGGAAGCTGAAGCACTATGAGGTCAAG tTTCCGATGATCAGTGAATTCGGGGAGGAGAGGACGCTGTGCTGTTCCTGTGAGCCCGTCGTCAAGGATACGAGCGCCATCCAATCAGAAACCACCAACCTGCAGCAGAGGATCAACTCTCTGACTCAGGAG ctccagAAGAgtaaggagagggaggagaggttgGAGGACGTCATCCAGGCGTATGAGAAGattcacctggagaaaagcaatGTGCAGAGAGACCTTGACAAGAtg accaCTCTGGCAGAGCAGCACGTGGAGCGGATCCGCAGTCTGGAGTCGGCTCTCCGACAGAGAGAAGCGTCTCTGCAGAAACTCAGCGCTCAGCTACGCAGCAAAGACGCTCAGCTGCACACGAGCCTGGACGTCccgagag agggCCGCGGCCCCACGCTGCAGAGCTCCCGCAGTCTGGACGCCCTGTCTGACCTGAAGCTGCAGCGGCTGGAGGCGGAGCTTGAGGGGGCGCGGCACCAGGTGGAGGGGGCGTGTCAGCGCGAGAAGGAGCTGAGGGCGGAGtttcagaggctgcagcaggaggTCGCCCAGCTTCAGGAAGCCCAGACGCAG gaGCTGGCCCCGCCCTGCGAGCACTGTGACGTCGAGTGGATCAAGAAGGCGGGAGACGAGCA ggtgAACTTGGCGCTGGCCTACACGGAGCTCACAGAGGAGCTCGGTCGTGTTCGTGATCTGGCTGCCAAGCAGAGCGAGCTGCTGCGACAGGCCTCCCAGGAGCCAG TCTCCCGTCCTCAGCGTCTCTCGCCCACCTCCCCCCAgcgcccctccctctcccccgagaggctcctcccctccccctcgccTCCGATGTCCCCGAGCGATGGCCCCGCCTCTTACTCCCACCGGCCAACCAGCAGCCGTCTCCGGGCAAAGTTCCAGGGTCGCCGTAGTTACTCAGAG GTGTCGGACCCCTCGGCCCTCCAGAGGCCCCCGGCTCGCCTCATCAGGGACCCAGTATCCACCCTCCCCAAGCCCCGGCCCCTGTTGGGGGAGACGGGGGTCTACGCTCAGAGCAGACCCCAGCTCCGGACCTCCATGGTGGGCCTGGTGAGACCGGCCTCGGCCCACGGAGCTGGAGGGGAccgggggggaggaggaggagagcgaggaggggggagcagcctcagcagcagtcCCCACCATCGGGCTCTGGACCTCGGCTTCCCGCTCGCTGCTGAG GTCCATCATTTCTGTCGCCTTGACGACCCTCCTGAGCCAACCCCATTGGTGACTCCGCCCCAGTCCTCTGATGAGGAAGAG gagTGGGTGTGTCCATCTCCAGCCACCAGCCCATCTCGGACGCTGGGCGCTGCAGGGATTGGCTCATCGTCTCCTAGGGAACAGCCCCCCCACCACTCCTTCTCGTCTCCTAGGGaacagcccccccacccctccttctCGGCCCCTGAGGGCCCGGCCACGCTCTCCTGCCACATGCCTCACTACATGAACACTGAGCACGCTCAGTCGTGGCCCTCCATTAAC TTATGGATGGAGTCGGAGGAGAGCGCCGTTCGAAGCTGTCCCCTGTGTCAGCTGACCTTCCCCACCGGTTACCCCGACGACGCCCTCATCAAGCACATCGACTCCCACCTGGAGAACAGCAAGATCTGA
- the LOC115363502 gene encoding oxysterol-binding protein-related protein 7-like isoform X1 has translation MDPQVCPPPLSSSQSVISGLDKSPASGFKPSHSRSSSTGSSKLSKQSRHWEVMDDLQQMDLSSVPGSSLDLSIPGICEGYLMKRRKYPLKGWHKRYFLLEKGILKYAKTQQDIQRGKLHGSLDVSLAVMSVNKKSKRIDLDAGDNLYHIKAKSHDLFYIWLTKLCAHRVFKKNEAMSVHRGVLHALSVGQSGLPTMATLAHKNTAAVPHYASSASVYQPEMSSPAPAVASNPAVNSKVSAWLQQTHDTDATSQDLARCQLELTELAQLIQRLHWLEGGLPITNTDLELRISMQNLSLEKPKKKPSRVFGHSRTLSRVEAMGGMFTSSHLSTYAGNSSGHLGASVQSIPDYVYSQLSNPQVTSPEAKKLHQDICAVSQRVHGSLRSIHEVLSLERERLRQAWVGPDLRQNTSEQLATLCSTLSELEVQSRLTKVHSLSLSSDSTEESFCTVRQDQTTPSLRRHSGRPPSIADSMAEYFDAHEVIVCETSSEADASDESGLSDVTTTSNSEPDEGHATATLKYRASVSSAADKPSPVPSDTGRRSVLPAPCADNSHIGIMTILYNNIGKDLSRVSMPVALNEPLCLLQRVSEELEYPELLDVANRTDDPYERMVYVAAFSISGYAWASWRNRYKPFNPVLGETYENVREDRGFRYVSEQVSHHPPISACHAESENFTFWQDQRWKNKFWGKSVEILSSGQVNVTLPKYGDHYEWNKAVTCIHNVLSQQRWLEHYGEVLIRNRQSDVCTCKITFVKSRYWSSDNSKNEVQGVVLDRAGEVVHRFGGLWHEGIFCDTLPTPQCIWRPNAQPDDNVQYYGFSRYARELNELTPELRAGLPPTDTRFRPDQRLLEEGKVAEADKKKDEVEEKQRERRKEMAKRGEEHVPRFFRKALDDAGREVWLYNGTYWKLREEPGFANTENLDLW, from the exons ATGGACCCTCAGGTGTGCCCGCCCCCTCTGAGCAGCAGCCAATCGGTGATCAGCGGCCTGGACAAATCTCCAGCCAGCGGATTCAAGCCGAGCCACtcccgcagcagcagcaccggcTCGTCCAAGCTGTCCAaacag tccCGTCACTGGGAGGTGATGGACGACCTGCAGCAGATGGATCTGAGCTCGGTTCCCGGCTCGTCTCTGGACCTCAGCATCCCGGGAATCTGTGAAGGCTAcctgatgaagaggaggaagtacCCGCTGAAGGGCTGGCACAAG AGATACTTCCTGTTGGAGAAGGGAATCCTCAAGTACGCCAAGACACAGCAAGAT ATCCAGCGGGGGAAGCTGCACGGCTCTCTGGACGTCAGCCTCGCCGTCATGTCCGTCAACAAGAAGTCCAAACGCATCGACCTGGACGCCGGCGACAACCTCTACCACATCAAG GCCAAAAGCCACGACCTCTTCTACATCTGGCTGACCAAGCTGTGCGCCCACCGCGTCTTCAAGAAGAACGAGGCGATGAGCGTCCATCGCGGCGTCCTGCACGCTCTCTCCGTGGGCCAGAGCGGCCTGCCCACCATGGCCACGCTGGCCCACAAAAACACAGCGGCG GTGCCGCACTACGCCAGCTCGGCGTCGGTGTACCAGCCGGAGATGAGCAGCCCCGCCCCGGCGGTGGCCTCGAACCCCGCGGTGAACAGCAAGGTGTCGGCCTGGCTGCAGCAGACCCACGACACCGATGCAACCTCGCAGG ACCTCGCTCGCTGCCAGCTGGAGCTGACAGAACTGGCTCAGCTCATCCAGCGACTCCATTGGCTGGAGGGCGGCCTGCCAATCACCAACACAGACCTGGAGCTGCGAATCAGCATGCAG AATCTCTCGCTGGAGAAACCGAAGAAGAAGCCCAGCCGAGTGTTCGGTCACTCCAGGACTCTGTCCCGGGTCGAGGCCATGGGGGGAATG tTCACCTCCAGCCACCTGAGCACTTACGCTGGTAACAGTTCTGGCCACCTGGGGGCGTCGGTGCAGTCCATCCCGGACTACGTGTACTCCCAGCTGTCGAACCCGCAGGTCACCTCGCCCGAGGCCAAGAAGCTGCACCAGGACATCTGCGCCGTGTCCCAGAGGG TGCACGGCTCGCTGAGGTCGATCCACGAGGTGCTGAGCCTGGAGAGGGAGCGGCTGCGGCAGGCCTGGGTCGGACCGGACCTCCGGCAGAACACCTCGGAGCAGCTGGCCACGCTGTGCAGCACGCTGTcggag cttgAAGTGCAGTCTCGTCTGACCAAAGTCCACTCGCTCTCCCTGTCCTCTGACTCTACTGAGGAATCCTTCTGCACTGTCCGGCAGGACCAG acGACGCCCTCCCTGCGTCGCCACAGCGGCCGCCCGCCCTCGATCGCCGACTCCATGGCCGAGTATTTCGACGCCCACGAGGTGATCGTGTGCGAGACTTCATCTGAGGCGGACGCGTCGGACGAGTCGGGCCTCAGCGACGTCACCACGACCAGCAACTCGGAGCCCGACGAGGGACACG ccaccGCCACCCTGAAGTACCGGGCGAGTGTGTCCAGCGCTGCCGACAAACCGAGCCCGGTGCCGTCTGACACTG GGCGGCGCTCGGTCCTCCCGGCTCCGTGTGCAGACAACAGCCACATCGGCATCATGACCATCCTGTACAACAACATCGGCAAGGACCTGTCCCGGGTCTCCATGCCCGTGGCGCTGAACGAGCCGCTGTGCCTCCTGCAGCGGGTCAGCGAGGAGCTGGAGTATCCCGAGCTGCTGGACGTCGCCAACCGCACCGACGACCCGTACGAGAGGATG gttTACGTGGCAGCGTTCTCCATCTCGGGTTACGCCTGGGCGTCCTGGAGGAACCGCTACAAACCCTTCAACCCGGTTCTGGGAGAAACGTACGAGAACGTGCGAGAAGACCGAGGCTTCCGCTACGTCAGCGAGCAG gtgagCCATCACCCGCCCATCTCAGCCTGTCACGCCGAGTCAGAGAACTTCACGTTCTGGCAAG ATCAGAGGTGGAAAAACAAGTTCTGGGGGAAATCAGTGGAGATCCTCTCCAGCGGTCAGGTCAACGTCACTCTGCCCAA GTACGGCGATCACTACGAGTGGAACAAGGCGGTGACGTGCATCCACAACGTGCTGAGTCAGCAGCGCTGGCTGGAGCACTACGGCGAGGTGCTGATCCGCAACAGGCAGAGCGACGTGTGCACCTGCAAGATCACCTTCGTCAAG TCTCGCTACTGGAGTTCAGACAACAGTAAGAACGAGGTCCAAGGCGTGGTTCTGGACCGGGCCGGCGAGGTGGTCCATCGTTTCGGAGGCCTGTGGCACGAGGGCATCTTCTGCGACACCCTGCCCACCCCACAATGCATCTGGAGACCCA ACGCGCAGCCCGACGACAACGTCCAGTACTACGGCTTCTCGCGTTACGCCAGAGAGCTGAACGAGCTGACGCCTGAGCTGAGGGCCGGCCTGCCGCCCACCGACACACGCTTCAGACCGGACcagag GCTCCTGGAGGAGGGGAAGGTCGCCGAGGCCGACAAAAAGAAggacgaggtggaggagaagcagagggagaggaggaaggagatggccaagagaggggaggagcaCGTCCCCAGGTTCTTCAG GAAAGCTCTGGACGACGCCGGCAGGGAGGTTTGGCTTTACAACGGAACGTACTGGAAGCTCCGCGAGGAACCCGGTTTCGCCAACACAGAGAACCTGGACCTGTGGTAG
- the LOC115363502 gene encoding oxysterol-binding protein-related protein 6-like isoform X2 produces MDPQVCPPPLSSSQSVISGLDKSPASGFKPSHSRSSSTGSSKLSKQSRHWEVMDDLQQMDLSSVPGSSLDLSIPGICEGYLMKRRKYPLKGWHKRYFLLEKGILKYAKTQQDIQRGKLHGSLDVSLAVMSVNKKSKRIDLDAGDNLYHIKAKSHDLFYIWLTKLCAHRVFKKNEAMSVHRGVLHALSVGQSGLPTMATLAHKNTAAVPHYASSASVYQPEMSSPAPAVASNPAVNSKVSAWLQQTHDTDATSQDLARCQLELTELAQLIQRLHWLEGGLPITNTDLELRISMQNLSLEKPKKKPSRVFGHSRTLSRVEAMGGMFTSSHLSTYAGNSSGHLGASVQSIPDYVYSQLSNPQVTSPEAKKLHQDICAVSQRVHGSLRSIHEVLSLERERLRQAWVGPDLRQNTSEQLATLCSTLSETTPSLRRHSGRPPSIADSMAEYFDAHEVIVCETSSEADASDESGLSDVTTTSNSEPDEGHATATLKYRASVSSAADKPSPVPSDTGRRSVLPAPCADNSHIGIMTILYNNIGKDLSRVSMPVALNEPLCLLQRVSEELEYPELLDVANRTDDPYERMVYVAAFSISGYAWASWRNRYKPFNPVLGETYENVREDRGFRYVSEQVSHHPPISACHAESENFTFWQDQRWKNKFWGKSVEILSSGQVNVTLPKYGDHYEWNKAVTCIHNVLSQQRWLEHYGEVLIRNRQSDVCTCKITFVKSRYWSSDNSKNEVQGVVLDRAGEVVHRFGGLWHEGIFCDTLPTPQCIWRPNAQPDDNVQYYGFSRYARELNELTPELRAGLPPTDTRFRPDQRLLEEGKVAEADKKKDEVEEKQRERRKEMAKRGEEHVPRFFRKALDDAGREVWLYNGTYWKLREEPGFANTENLDLW; encoded by the exons ATGGACCCTCAGGTGTGCCCGCCCCCTCTGAGCAGCAGCCAATCGGTGATCAGCGGCCTGGACAAATCTCCAGCCAGCGGATTCAAGCCGAGCCACtcccgcagcagcagcaccggcTCGTCCAAGCTGTCCAaacag tccCGTCACTGGGAGGTGATGGACGACCTGCAGCAGATGGATCTGAGCTCGGTTCCCGGCTCGTCTCTGGACCTCAGCATCCCGGGAATCTGTGAAGGCTAcctgatgaagaggaggaagtacCCGCTGAAGGGCTGGCACAAG AGATACTTCCTGTTGGAGAAGGGAATCCTCAAGTACGCCAAGACACAGCAAGAT ATCCAGCGGGGGAAGCTGCACGGCTCTCTGGACGTCAGCCTCGCCGTCATGTCCGTCAACAAGAAGTCCAAACGCATCGACCTGGACGCCGGCGACAACCTCTACCACATCAAG GCCAAAAGCCACGACCTCTTCTACATCTGGCTGACCAAGCTGTGCGCCCACCGCGTCTTCAAGAAGAACGAGGCGATGAGCGTCCATCGCGGCGTCCTGCACGCTCTCTCCGTGGGCCAGAGCGGCCTGCCCACCATGGCCACGCTGGCCCACAAAAACACAGCGGCG GTGCCGCACTACGCCAGCTCGGCGTCGGTGTACCAGCCGGAGATGAGCAGCCCCGCCCCGGCGGTGGCCTCGAACCCCGCGGTGAACAGCAAGGTGTCGGCCTGGCTGCAGCAGACCCACGACACCGATGCAACCTCGCAGG ACCTCGCTCGCTGCCAGCTGGAGCTGACAGAACTGGCTCAGCTCATCCAGCGACTCCATTGGCTGGAGGGCGGCCTGCCAATCACCAACACAGACCTGGAGCTGCGAATCAGCATGCAG AATCTCTCGCTGGAGAAACCGAAGAAGAAGCCCAGCCGAGTGTTCGGTCACTCCAGGACTCTGTCCCGGGTCGAGGCCATGGGGGGAATG tTCACCTCCAGCCACCTGAGCACTTACGCTGGTAACAGTTCTGGCCACCTGGGGGCGTCGGTGCAGTCCATCCCGGACTACGTGTACTCCCAGCTGTCGAACCCGCAGGTCACCTCGCCCGAGGCCAAGAAGCTGCACCAGGACATCTGCGCCGTGTCCCAGAGGG TGCACGGCTCGCTGAGGTCGATCCACGAGGTGCTGAGCCTGGAGAGGGAGCGGCTGCGGCAGGCCTGGGTCGGACCGGACCTCCGGCAGAACACCTCGGAGCAGCTGGCCACGCTGTGCAGCACGCTGTcggag acGACGCCCTCCCTGCGTCGCCACAGCGGCCGCCCGCCCTCGATCGCCGACTCCATGGCCGAGTATTTCGACGCCCACGAGGTGATCGTGTGCGAGACTTCATCTGAGGCGGACGCGTCGGACGAGTCGGGCCTCAGCGACGTCACCACGACCAGCAACTCGGAGCCCGACGAGGGACACG ccaccGCCACCCTGAAGTACCGGGCGAGTGTGTCCAGCGCTGCCGACAAACCGAGCCCGGTGCCGTCTGACACTG GGCGGCGCTCGGTCCTCCCGGCTCCGTGTGCAGACAACAGCCACATCGGCATCATGACCATCCTGTACAACAACATCGGCAAGGACCTGTCCCGGGTCTCCATGCCCGTGGCGCTGAACGAGCCGCTGTGCCTCCTGCAGCGGGTCAGCGAGGAGCTGGAGTATCCCGAGCTGCTGGACGTCGCCAACCGCACCGACGACCCGTACGAGAGGATG gttTACGTGGCAGCGTTCTCCATCTCGGGTTACGCCTGGGCGTCCTGGAGGAACCGCTACAAACCCTTCAACCCGGTTCTGGGAGAAACGTACGAGAACGTGCGAGAAGACCGAGGCTTCCGCTACGTCAGCGAGCAG gtgagCCATCACCCGCCCATCTCAGCCTGTCACGCCGAGTCAGAGAACTTCACGTTCTGGCAAG ATCAGAGGTGGAAAAACAAGTTCTGGGGGAAATCAGTGGAGATCCTCTCCAGCGGTCAGGTCAACGTCACTCTGCCCAA GTACGGCGATCACTACGAGTGGAACAAGGCGGTGACGTGCATCCACAACGTGCTGAGTCAGCAGCGCTGGCTGGAGCACTACGGCGAGGTGCTGATCCGCAACAGGCAGAGCGACGTGTGCACCTGCAAGATCACCTTCGTCAAG TCTCGCTACTGGAGTTCAGACAACAGTAAGAACGAGGTCCAAGGCGTGGTTCTGGACCGGGCCGGCGAGGTGGTCCATCGTTTCGGAGGCCTGTGGCACGAGGGCATCTTCTGCGACACCCTGCCCACCCCACAATGCATCTGGAGACCCA ACGCGCAGCCCGACGACAACGTCCAGTACTACGGCTTCTCGCGTTACGCCAGAGAGCTGAACGAGCTGACGCCTGAGCTGAGGGCCGGCCTGCCGCCCACCGACACACGCTTCAGACCGGACcagag GCTCCTGGAGGAGGGGAAGGTCGCCGAGGCCGACAAAAAGAAggacgaggtggaggagaagcagagggagaggaggaaggagatggccaagagaggggaggagcaCGTCCCCAGGTTCTTCAG GAAAGCTCTGGACGACGCCGGCAGGGAGGTTTGGCTTTACAACGGAACGTACTGGAAGCTCCGCGAGGAACCCGGTTTCGCCAACACAGAGAACCTGGACCTGTGGTAG